In Finegoldia magna ATCC 53516, a genomic segment contains:
- a CDS encoding ABC transporter ATP-binding protein — protein sequence MNLELKHVNKSFGDNKVLTDISFKVESGRAFGFLGRNGAGKTTTMRIITDVLSADSGQVLVNGSPINHDEVNIGYLPEERGLYSNEKVFTQLYYFARLKGTDRRSALQNVRYWLDRFDLAKYKNRKLSTLSKGLRQKVQIISALLNDPDILVLDEPFSGLDPINAHELKLAVGEFIQNQKIVIFSSHLMSYVEEFCRDVCVIEEGRIILNGDLNEIKASMAEKKMLLNANNMGIWELKELLEAENLIYPDAVVREFKLLVRLTENVTKEDILEFMMLNQIDINCFSQYEPSLQDVFVSKVGVRE from the coding sequence ATGAATCTTGAGTTAAAACATGTGAACAAATCTTTTGGAGATAACAAAGTTTTAACCGATATTTCATTTAAAGTTGAAAGCGGACGTGCTTTTGGGTTTTTGGGTAGAAATGGAGCCGGAAAAACTACAACTATGAGAATCATTACGGATGTTTTGAGTGCTGATAGTGGGCAAGTTTTGGTTAACGGCTCTCCCATTAACCATGATGAAGTTAATATCGGATATCTTCCTGAAGAAAGAGGATTGTATTCTAATGAAAAAGTGTTCACACAGTTGTATTATTTTGCCAGACTCAAAGGCACCGATAGGAGAAGTGCGCTTCAAAATGTCAGATATTGGCTTGACAGATTTGACCTTGCAAAATACAAGAACAGAAAATTGTCCACTTTATCAAAAGGTTTGAGACAAAAAGTTCAAATAATTTCGGCTCTTTTAAATGATCCGGATATTTTGGTTCTTGATGAGCCGTTTTCTGGACTTGATCCAATCAATGCTCATGAACTTAAACTAGCTGTGGGAGAATTTATACAAAATCAAAAAATTGTTATATTTTCCAGCCATTTAATGAGCTATGTAGAAGAATTCTGCAGGGATGTTTGTGTCATCGAAGAGGGAAGAATTATTTTGAATGGCGACTTGAATGAAATCAAAGCTTCTATGGCTGAGAAGAAGATGCTACTTAATGCAAACAACATGGGAATTTGGGAATTGAAAGAATTGTTAGAAGCAGAAAACTTGATTTATCCAGATGCTGTTGTCAGAGAATTCAAGCTGTTGGTTAGACTTACTGAGAATGTAACGAAAGAAGACATATTGGAATTTATGATGCTTAATCAAATCGACATCAATTGTTTCAGCCAATATGAACCAAGTCTTCAAGATGTTTTCGTGTCAAAGGTTGGTGTTAGAGAATAA
- a CDS encoding VOC family protein: protein MKYKSLHTCIRVTNLEKSIEFYEKALGMEVTKTKDFPEDEFTLVYMTSDHDYEIELTYNYGKTDYTHGDFYGHMAFEVEDLKKSHEYHKSLGYEVDELGGLEGVAKFYFMKDPDGFNIEIIGK, encoded by the coding sequence ATGAAATACAAATCATTACACACATGTATAAGAGTAACTAACTTGGAAAAATCAATCGAATTTTATGAAAAAGCATTGGGAATGGAAGTTACAAAAACAAAAGATTTCCCAGAAGATGAATTCACACTTGTGTATATGACAAGTGATCACGATTACGAAATAGAATTGACTTACAACTACGGAAAAACAGATTATACTCATGGTGATTTCTACGGTCACATGGCTTTTGAAGTTGAAGATTTGAAAAAATCGCACGAATATCACAAATCTTTAGGTTATGAAGTTGATGAATTAGGCGGACTTGAAGGAGTTGCAAAGTTTTATTTCATGAAGGATCCAGATGGATTCAACATCGAAATAATCGGTAAATAG
- a CDS encoding V-type ATP synthase subunit B, with the protein MIKEYIKLKKVESSIIEVENVNEASFGEVVEVKSSASDKSMVGKVVNINDDTVTIQVFGDSTGMSTQNTKVRFTQRPFEIALSEDILGRKFNGIGQPIDDGGDIYAAKRYNVNGRAINPVSRVYPRDFIQTGISSIDCLMTLIRGQKLPVFSGSGMSHNRLAAQIVRQAKIKGANEDNFAIVFGAIGVKHDEARFFEDTFRQSGVLNNVCMFVNYADDSIMERIITPRAALTAAEYLAFEKNYHVLVIITDLTSYAEALREVSSKREEVPSRKGYPGYLYSDLASLYERAGMIKDAEGSVTLIPILTMPNDDITHPIPDLTGYITEGQIVLERSLMQKDIYPPINVLPSLSRLMKDGIGEGYTREDHPDVSSQLFSSYSHVQEVRDLAQIIGADDLSEADQKYLKFGDEFENRFVRQDYYENREIEETLDLAWDLLKILPENELDRLSPEMIKQHMNR; encoded by the coding sequence ATGATAAAAGAATACATTAAACTAAAAAAAGTTGAAAGTTCAATTATAGAAGTTGAAAATGTAAATGAAGCATCTTTTGGTGAAGTTGTCGAAGTAAAATCATCTGCATCAGATAAATCAATGGTTGGTAAAGTTGTAAACATTAACGACGATACTGTTACTATTCAAGTATTTGGTGACAGTACAGGAATGAGTACACAAAATACTAAGGTTAGATTTACACAAAGACCATTCGAAATAGCTTTGTCAGAAGATATTTTGGGAAGAAAATTCAACGGAATTGGTCAACCAATTGATGATGGGGGAGATATTTACGCCGCAAAACGCTACAACGTAAATGGTCGTGCCATCAACCCAGTTTCCAGAGTTTACCCAAGAGATTTTATACAAACAGGAATCAGTTCAATAGATTGCTTGATGACTTTAATCAGAGGACAAAAACTTCCGGTATTTTCTGGATCTGGAATGAGTCACAATAGATTGGCTGCACAAATCGTTCGTCAAGCGAAAATCAAAGGTGCAAACGAAGATAACTTTGCAATTGTATTCGGAGCGATTGGTGTAAAACATGACGAAGCAAGATTTTTCGAAGATACTTTCAGACAATCTGGTGTATTGAATAATGTGTGTATGTTTGTAAATTACGCTGACGATTCAATAATGGAAAGAATTATAACTCCAAGAGCAGCTTTGACTGCAGCAGAATACTTGGCTTTCGAAAAAAATTATCACGTTTTGGTAATCATAACTGATTTGACAAGTTATGCAGAAGCTCTTCGTGAAGTTTCATCAAAAAGAGAAGAAGTTCCTTCCAGAAAGGGCTATCCAGGATATTTGTATTCTGATTTGGCATCATTGTATGAAAGAGCAGGTATGATAAAAGATGCAGAAGGTTCTGTAACTTTGATTCCAATTTTGACAATGCCAAACGACGACATCACACATCCTATTCCAGACTTAACAGGATATATCACTGAAGGACAAATTGTTTTGGAAAGAAGTTTGATGCAAAAAGACATTTATCCACCAATCAATGTTCTTCCATCATTATCCAGACTTATGAAAGATGGTATTGGTGAAGGATATACTAGAGAAGATCATCCAGATGTAAGTAGCCAATTATTTTCAAGTTATTCTCACGTTCAAGAAGTTAGAGATTTGGCACAAATTATCGGCGCAGATGATTTGAGTGAAGCAGATCAAAAATATTTGAAATTTGGAGACGAATTTGAAAATAGATTTGTAAGACAAGATTATTATGAAAACAGAGAAATCGAAGAAACATTGGATCTTGCGTGGGATTTATTGAAGATTTTACCAGAAAACGAATTGGACAGATTATCACCAGAAATGATAAAACAACATATGAACAGGTGA
- the pepF gene encoding oligoendopeptidase F, translated as MCNWDLSKMYKDKNAIEKDIKLVNENINKIDELKKNEKDNFVKILDLLFETDRVMDNLYTYASMKKDENSKVSDSVKLELELSSLYNKLQSRFSFVEPFVLSLKEDEQDKLIKENPSYEIFFKKILRFKEHTLSAEEENIISLMSEAMSSPHNDFYSLQNTDMEFPYVESIDEKLTNANFVPLLSKLPREQRKEVFEKYYDELAKYNNTFGSTLYANIKNLVILSKIKKYDSARQMELFNDDVEEVVYDNLIDIVHEYLPYMYKYYKARTKLLGLDEHHMYDVYVPSTKGFDREIPFEEAKKMVIEAVKPMGEEYQSIMKKAFEENWIDVYPKDGKKPGAYSWGSYDSYPYILLNYTNDVDSVFTLIHELGHSIHSYYSRANNEFKYAGYTIFVAEVASTCNEMLLLDYMIKNAKNDDEKLYLLDHHINSFKSTIFRQTMFAEFERETHKLVEEEKALTGEDFNEIYLNLNKKYFGDSVVSDDLIKYEWSRIPHFYTNFYVYKYATGLSSSSILSQKILSGNEQDLENYKNFLKDGNKNYPLVQLKNAGANIKDKEVLRTAFEVFKEKVLEFEEIVNK; from the coding sequence ATGTGTAATTGGGATTTGTCCAAGATGTATAAGGACAAAAATGCAATCGAAAAAGATATTAAATTAGTTAACGAAAATATTAATAAAATTGATGAGTTGAAGAAAAATGAAAAGGATAATTTCGTAAAAATATTGGATTTACTTTTCGAAACTGACAGAGTAATGGATAATTTGTACACTTACGCTTCAATGAAAAAGGATGAAAACAGCAAGGTTTCAGATAGTGTAAAATTGGAATTGGAATTATCATCATTGTACAACAAGCTACAATCTAGATTTTCTTTTGTTGAACCATTTGTTTTATCATTAAAAGAAGATGAACAAGACAAACTTATCAAAGAAAATCCAAGTTATGAAATATTTTTCAAAAAGATTTTGAGATTTAAGGAACACACTTTATCTGCAGAAGAAGAAAACATTATTTCTCTTATGAGTGAAGCTATGTCAAGCCCTCACAATGATTTCTATAGTTTGCAAAACACAGATATGGAATTTCCTTATGTAGAATCAATCGATGAAAAGCTTACAAATGCAAATTTTGTTCCACTATTATCTAAGCTTCCACGTGAACAAAGAAAAGAAGTTTTTGAAAAATATTACGATGAATTAGCTAAATACAACAATACATTTGGCTCTACTTTGTATGCAAATATCAAAAACTTGGTTATACTATCTAAAATCAAAAAATACGACAGTGCAAGACAAATGGAATTGTTCAACGACGATGTTGAAGAAGTTGTGTACGATAATTTGATCGACATTGTGCACGAATATTTGCCATACATGTACAAATACTATAAGGCAAGAACAAAATTGTTAGGATTAGATGAGCACCACATGTACGATGTTTATGTTCCATCTACAAAAGGTTTTGACCGTGAAATCCCATTTGAAGAAGCTAAGAAAATGGTGATTGAAGCTGTAAAACCAATGGGAGAAGAATATCAATCTATCATGAAGAAGGCTTTTGAAGAAAATTGGATTGATGTATATCCAAAAGATGGCAAGAAACCAGGCGCTTATAGTTGGGGATCTTACGACTCTTATCCATATATTTTATTAAACTACACAAATGATGTGGATTCTGTGTTCACTTTGATTCACGAATTGGGTCATTCGATTCATTCATATTATTCAAGAGCTAACAATGAGTTCAAATATGCAGGTTATACTATATTTGTTGCGGAAGTTGCAAGTACTTGTAACGAAATGTTGTTGTTGGATTATATGATTAAAAACGCTAAGAATGACGATGAAAAACTATACTTGTTAGATCATCACATCAACTCATTCAAATCAACAATTTTCAGACAAACTATGTTTGCAGAATTTGAACGAGAAACTCACAAATTAGTTGAAGAAGAAAAGGCATTAACTGGAGAAGATTTCAACGAAATCTACCTTAACTTAAACAAAAAATACTTTGGAGATAGTGTTGTATCAGATGATTTGATTAAGTACGAATGGTCAAGAATTCCTCATTTCTACACTAACTTCTATGTGTATAAGTATGCTACAGGTCTTAGTTCATCATCAATCTTGTCACAAAAGATTTTATCGGGAAATGAGCAAGATTTGGAAAACTACAAGAATTTCTTGAAAGATGGTAACAAAAACTATCCTCTAGTACAACTTAAAAACGCTGGAGCAAACATCAAAGATAAAGAAGTTTTGAGAACTGCTTTTGAAGTTTTTAAAGAAAAAGTATTAGAATTTGAAGAAATTGTCAATAAATAA
- a CDS encoding V-type ATP synthase subunit D, with amino-acid sequence MAVYKMTPTKGNLIKAKKTLDFSKKGYNLLDKKRTVLIKEMMGLMKKAQTLQDSIEKEFEEAYALLTEASITVGTDRLEEISRSISHEKEFDIIYKSVMGVEVPNIVYPKSKAEAQYGFFRTNASFDRAVLAFNKIRETIYELAEMENAVYKLGKEIKKTQKRANALDKIQIPKYEQSIKDTEDILAEKEREEFFRLKMVKKKKK; translated from the coding sequence ATGGCAGTTTATAAGATGACTCCTACAAAGGGGAATTTAATAAAAGCTAAAAAGACATTGGATTTTTCCAAAAAAGGTTACAATCTTTTGGATAAAAAAAGAACTGTCCTCATCAAAGAAATGATGGGGCTAATGAAAAAAGCACAAACTCTTCAAGATTCCATCGAAAAAGAGTTTGAAGAAGCTTACGCTCTTTTAACGGAAGCATCAATAACAGTTGGAACTGATAGACTTGAAGAAATTTCCCGTTCGATTAGTCACGAAAAAGAATTCGATATAATTTACAAATCAGTAATGGGAGTTGAAGTTCCAAACATTGTATATCCAAAATCAAAAGCCGAAGCGCAATATGGTTTCTTCAGAACTAATGCTTCGTTCGATAGAGCTGTTCTTGCATTCAACAAAATTAGAGAGACTATCTACGAGTTAGCAGAAATGGAAAATGCAGTGTACAAATTGGGTAAGGAAATCAAAAAAACTCAAAAACGTGCCAATGCGTTGGATAAAATACAAATTCCAAAATACGAACAATCCATCAAAGATACTGAAGATATCTTAGCTGAAAAAGAAAGAGAAGAATTCTTCAGATTGAAGATGGTCAAAAAGAAAAAGAAATAA